The following are encoded together in the Ictidomys tridecemlineatus isolate mIctTri1 chromosome X, mIctTri1.hap1, whole genome shotgun sequence genome:
- the Tbl1x gene encoding F-box-like/WD repeat-containing protein TBL1X isoform X1 has product MSITSDEVNFLVYRYLQESGFSHSAFTFGIESHISQSNINGTLVPPAALISILQKGLQYVEAEISINEDGTVFDGRPIESLSLIDAVMPDVVQTRQQAFREKLAQQQQANAAAAAAAAAATATATAAATATTTAATPAPAAVSQQNPPKNGEATVNGEENGGAHTINNHSKPMEIDGDVEIPPNKATVLRGHESEVFICAWNPVSDLLASGSGDSTARIWNLNENSNGGSTQLVLRHCIREGGHDVPSNKDVTSLDWNSDGTLLATGSYDGFARIWTEDGNLASTLGQHKGPIFALKWNKKGNYILSAGVDKTTIIWDAHTGEAKQQFPFHSAPALDVDWQNNTTFASCSTDMCIHVCRLGCDRPVKTFQGHTNEVNAIKWDPSGMLLASCSDDMTLKIWSMKQDTCVHDLQAHSKEIYTIKWSPTGPATSNPNSNIMLASASFDSTVRLWDVERGVCIHTLTKHQEPVYSVAFSPDGKYLASGSFDKCVHIWNTQSGSLVHSYRGTGGIFEVCWNARGDKVGASASDGSVCVLDLRK; this is encoded by the exons GTTTTTCCCACTCGGCCTTCACGTTCGGGATCGAGAGCCACATCAGCCAGTCCAACATCAACGGGACCCTGGTGCCGCCGGCTGCCCTCATCTCCATCCTGCAGAAGGGACTGCAGTATGTGGAGGCCGAGATCAGCATCAACGAG GATGGCACGGTGTTCGACGGCCGCCCCATAGAGTCCCTGTCCCTGATCGACGCCGTGATGCCCGACGTGGTGCAGACGCGGCAGCAGGCGTTCCGGGAGAAGCTCGCGCAGCAGCAGCAGGCCAACGCCGCCGCTGCAGCCGCTGCAGCCGCCGCCACGGCCACGGCCACGGCTGCAGCCACCGCCACCACCACCGCAGCCACCCCAGCCCCCGCAGCCGTTTCCCAGCAAAACCCACCAAAGAACGGAGAGGCCACCGTGAACGGGGAGGAGAACGGCGGTGCGCACACCATAA ATAACCATTCGAAACCAATGGAAATAGATGGGGATGTTGAAATTCCACCCAACAAAGCCACAGTCCTTCGGGGCCATGAGTCTGAGGTGTTCATTTGTGCCTGGAATCCGGTCAGCGATCTCCTAGCTTCTGG ATCCGGAGACTCGACGGCCAGGATATGGAACCTCAATGAGAACAGCAACGGGGGCTCCACACAGTTGGTGCTGAGGCACTGTATTCGGGAAGGGGGACACGACGTCCCAAGCAACAAGGATGTGACCTCGCTGGACTGGAAC AGCGATGGGACACTATTGGCTACAGGTTCCTATGACGGCTTTGCAAGAATATGGACGGAAGATG GTAACCTGGCCAGCACCTTAGGGCAGCACAAAGGCCCCATCTTTGCCTTGAAGTGGAACAAAAAGGGGAACTATATTCTGAGTGCTGGTGTGGACAAA ACAACCATCATCTGGGACGCCCACACGGGAGAAGCCAAGCAGCAGTTCCCCTTCCACTCGG CCCCCGCTCTGGACGTGGACTGGCAGAACAACACTACCTTTGCCTCCTGTAGCACGGACATGTGCATCCACGTGTGCAGGCTCGGCTGCGACCGCCCAGTCAAAACCTTCCAAGGGCACACA AATGAGGTCAACGCCATCAAGTGGGATCCTTCAGGAATGCTGCTAGCGTCCTGCTCTGATGACATGACATTAAAG ATCTGGAGTATGAAGCAAGACACGTGCGTCCATGATCTCCAGGCTCACAGCAAAGAGATCTACACCATCAAGTGGAGTCCCACGGGACCAGCCACCAGCAACCCCAACTCCAACATCATGTTAGCAAG TGCTTCGTTTGATTCTACGGTGCGACTGTGGGATGTGGAGCGGGGCGTTTGTATCCACACACTAACCAAACATCAGGAACCTGTCTACAGTGTAGCCTTCAGTCCTGATGGCAAATACTTGGCCAGTGGCTCCTTTGACAAGTGTGTCCATATCTGGAATACTCAG AGTGGAAGTCTCGTCCACAGCTACCGGGGCACGGGTGGCATCTTCGAGGTGTGCTGGAACGCTCGAGGAGACAAAGTGGGCGCCAGTGCGTCCGATGGCTCT
- the Tbl1x gene encoding F-box-like/WD repeat-containing protein TBL1X isoform X2, which produces MCFSHSAFTFGIESHISQSNINGTLVPPAALISILQKGLQYVEAEISINEDGTVFDGRPIESLSLIDAVMPDVVQTRQQAFREKLAQQQQANAAAAAAAAAATATATAAATATTTAATPAPAAVSQQNPPKNGEATVNGEENGGAHTINNHSKPMEIDGDVEIPPNKATVLRGHESEVFICAWNPVSDLLASGSGDSTARIWNLNENSNGGSTQLVLRHCIREGGHDVPSNKDVTSLDWNSDGTLLATGSYDGFARIWTEDGNLASTLGQHKGPIFALKWNKKGNYILSAGVDKTTIIWDAHTGEAKQQFPFHSAPALDVDWQNNTTFASCSTDMCIHVCRLGCDRPVKTFQGHTNEVNAIKWDPSGMLLASCSDDMTLKIWSMKQDTCVHDLQAHSKEIYTIKWSPTGPATSNPNSNIMLASASFDSTVRLWDVERGVCIHTLTKHQEPVYSVAFSPDGKYLASGSFDKCVHIWNTQSGSLVHSYRGTGGIFEVCWNARGDKVGASASDGSVCVLDLRK; this is translated from the exons GTTTTTCCCACTCGGCCTTCACGTTCGGGATCGAGAGCCACATCAGCCAGTCCAACATCAACGGGACCCTGGTGCCGCCGGCTGCCCTCATCTCCATCCTGCAGAAGGGACTGCAGTATGTGGAGGCCGAGATCAGCATCAACGAG GATGGCACGGTGTTCGACGGCCGCCCCATAGAGTCCCTGTCCCTGATCGACGCCGTGATGCCCGACGTGGTGCAGACGCGGCAGCAGGCGTTCCGGGAGAAGCTCGCGCAGCAGCAGCAGGCCAACGCCGCCGCTGCAGCCGCTGCAGCCGCCGCCACGGCCACGGCCACGGCTGCAGCCACCGCCACCACCACCGCAGCCACCCCAGCCCCCGCAGCCGTTTCCCAGCAAAACCCACCAAAGAACGGAGAGGCCACCGTGAACGGGGAGGAGAACGGCGGTGCGCACACCATAA ATAACCATTCGAAACCAATGGAAATAGATGGGGATGTTGAAATTCCACCCAACAAAGCCACAGTCCTTCGGGGCCATGAGTCTGAGGTGTTCATTTGTGCCTGGAATCCGGTCAGCGATCTCCTAGCTTCTGG ATCCGGAGACTCGACGGCCAGGATATGGAACCTCAATGAGAACAGCAACGGGGGCTCCACACAGTTGGTGCTGAGGCACTGTATTCGGGAAGGGGGACACGACGTCCCAAGCAACAAGGATGTGACCTCGCTGGACTGGAAC AGCGATGGGACACTATTGGCTACAGGTTCCTATGACGGCTTTGCAAGAATATGGACGGAAGATG GTAACCTGGCCAGCACCTTAGGGCAGCACAAAGGCCCCATCTTTGCCTTGAAGTGGAACAAAAAGGGGAACTATATTCTGAGTGCTGGTGTGGACAAA ACAACCATCATCTGGGACGCCCACACGGGAGAAGCCAAGCAGCAGTTCCCCTTCCACTCGG CCCCCGCTCTGGACGTGGACTGGCAGAACAACACTACCTTTGCCTCCTGTAGCACGGACATGTGCATCCACGTGTGCAGGCTCGGCTGCGACCGCCCAGTCAAAACCTTCCAAGGGCACACA AATGAGGTCAACGCCATCAAGTGGGATCCTTCAGGAATGCTGCTAGCGTCCTGCTCTGATGACATGACATTAAAG ATCTGGAGTATGAAGCAAGACACGTGCGTCCATGATCTCCAGGCTCACAGCAAAGAGATCTACACCATCAAGTGGAGTCCCACGGGACCAGCCACCAGCAACCCCAACTCCAACATCATGTTAGCAAG TGCTTCGTTTGATTCTACGGTGCGACTGTGGGATGTGGAGCGGGGCGTTTGTATCCACACACTAACCAAACATCAGGAACCTGTCTACAGTGTAGCCTTCAGTCCTGATGGCAAATACTTGGCCAGTGGCTCCTTTGACAAGTGTGTCCATATCTGGAATACTCAG AGTGGAAGTCTCGTCCACAGCTACCGGGGCACGGGTGGCATCTTCGAGGTGTGCTGGAACGCTCGAGGAGACAAAGTGGGCGCCAGTGCGTCCGATGGCTCT
- the Tbl1x gene encoding F-box-like/WD repeat-containing protein TBL1X isoform X3: MSITSDEVNFLVYRYLQESGFSHSAFTFGIESHISQSNINGTLVPPAALISILQKGLQYVEAEISINEDGTVFDGRPIESLSLIDAVMPDVVQTRQQAFREKLAQQQQANAAAAAAAAAATATATAAATATTTAATPAPAAVSQQNPPKNGEATVNGEENGGAHTINNHSKPMEIDGDVEIPPNKATVLRGHESEVFICAWNPVSDLLASGSGDSTARIWNLNENSNGGSTQLVLRHCIREGGHDVPSNKDVTSLDWNSDGTLLATGSYDGFARIWTEDGNLASTLGQHKGPIFALKWNKKGNYILSAGVDKTTIIWDAHTGEAKQQFPFHSAPALDVDWQNNTTFASCSTDMCIHVCRLGCDRPVKTFQGHTNLKNQSQGQGFSVFVTGAQNGIQCCTIPRGQWRRSKPSCCCCNPRHECHRPQPCSLPWSAPTSPTEGASRAGHRRS; the protein is encoded by the exons GTTTTTCCCACTCGGCCTTCACGTTCGGGATCGAGAGCCACATCAGCCAGTCCAACATCAACGGGACCCTGGTGCCGCCGGCTGCCCTCATCTCCATCCTGCAGAAGGGACTGCAGTATGTGGAGGCCGAGATCAGCATCAACGAG GATGGCACGGTGTTCGACGGCCGCCCCATAGAGTCCCTGTCCCTGATCGACGCCGTGATGCCCGACGTGGTGCAGACGCGGCAGCAGGCGTTCCGGGAGAAGCTCGCGCAGCAGCAGCAGGCCAACGCCGCCGCTGCAGCCGCTGCAGCCGCCGCCACGGCCACGGCCACGGCTGCAGCCACCGCCACCACCACCGCAGCCACCCCAGCCCCCGCAGCCGTTTCCCAGCAAAACCCACCAAAGAACGGAGAGGCCACCGTGAACGGGGAGGAGAACGGCGGTGCGCACACCATAA ATAACCATTCGAAACCAATGGAAATAGATGGGGATGTTGAAATTCCACCCAACAAAGCCACAGTCCTTCGGGGCCATGAGTCTGAGGTGTTCATTTGTGCCTGGAATCCGGTCAGCGATCTCCTAGCTTCTGG ATCCGGAGACTCGACGGCCAGGATATGGAACCTCAATGAGAACAGCAACGGGGGCTCCACACAGTTGGTGCTGAGGCACTGTATTCGGGAAGGGGGACACGACGTCCCAAGCAACAAGGATGTGACCTCGCTGGACTGGAAC AGCGATGGGACACTATTGGCTACAGGTTCCTATGACGGCTTTGCAAGAATATGGACGGAAGATG GTAACCTGGCCAGCACCTTAGGGCAGCACAAAGGCCCCATCTTTGCCTTGAAGTGGAACAAAAAGGGGAACTATATTCTGAGTGCTGGTGTGGACAAA ACAACCATCATCTGGGACGCCCACACGGGAGAAGCCAAGCAGCAGTTCCCCTTCCACTCGG CCCCCGCTCTGGACGTGGACTGGCAGAACAACACTACCTTTGCCTCCTGTAGCACGGACATGTGCATCCACGTGTGCAGGCTCGGCTGCGACCGCCCAGTCAAAACCTTCCAAGGGCACACA AACTTGAAGAATCAAAGCCAGGGCCAAGGCTTCTCCGTCTTTGTCACCGGTGCCCAGAATGGCATTCAGTGCTGCACCATCCCCAGAGGGCAGTGGAGGAGGTCAAAGCCATCATGCTGCTGCTGTAACCCGAGACACGAGTGCCACCGTCCCCAGCCTTGCTCACTTCCCTGGTCGGCACCCACCTCTCCCACAGAAGGGGCTTCCCGAGCTGGGCATCGGCGGTCCTGA